One Phyllostomus discolor isolate MPI-MPIP mPhyDis1 chromosome 10, mPhyDis1.pri.v3, whole genome shotgun sequence genomic window carries:
- the LOC118497139 gene encoding developmental pluripotency-associated protein 3-like, translating to MDSPNFNPTWTLEPFQMSDERCFADAQALSQLLARNLRKLTLDPSIQLSPLPPESSPEKQERGKSVQGPGLGLSQSVLYERRRGVRTLASIRKERMRRMLQVIRFHTLSLLKKTPEERKHEIEERARKFRCTCHYCLVHGDPSDNVNLENNYEME from the coding sequence ATGGACTCACCGAACTTTAACCCAACCTGGACCCTGGAGCCTTTTCAGATGAGTGATGAAAGATGTTTCGCTGACGCTCAAGCTCTCTCACAACTACTAGCAAGGAACCTTCGTAAACTGACCCTCGACCCTAGTATCCAACTGTCTCCCCTGCCACCAGAAAGTTCACCTGAAaagcaggagagaggaaaaagcgtacagggccctgggctggggctgagtcAAAGTGTGCTCTACGAAAGGAGGCGTGGAGTGAGGACATTGGCGAGTATCCGGAAAGAAAGGATGCGAAGGATGTTACAAGTTATTAGATTCCACACCCTGTCTCTGcttaaaaaaaccccagaggAGAGGAAACATGAGATTGAAGAAAGAGCCAGAAAATTTAGATGCACCTGTCATTACTGCCTAGTTCATGGAGATCCTTCTGATAATGTTAACTTGGAGAATAATTACGAGATGGAGTAG